Proteins encoded within one genomic window of Micromonospora halotolerans:
- a CDS encoding alpha-1,4-glucan--maltose-1-phosphate maltosyltransferase codes for MTGRFPIEDVSPVVSCGRYPAKAVVGEIVPVSARAYREGHDALGCDVVWLGPDGAARPFTRMRPGEPGQDRWHATIRPDAVGLWRFTVEAFQDPYLTWQNAVTKKVAAGQGPAELANDLAEGARVLEGALDLVPAADRERVRAAVTALRDEDAELPRRVGPALDLAPLLWDHPVRELVTTGDEHTLWVDRPRALFSAWYEFFPRSEGAIPATVDAPARSGTFVTALDRLPGVAAMGFDVLYLPPIHPIGRVNRKGPNNALTAGPDDVGSPWAIGAAEGGHDAIHPDLGTPEDFRDFVAAAAEQGLEVAMDLALQCAPDHPWVTEHPEWFTTRADGTIAYAENPPKKYQDIYPLNFDNDPEGIRAEILRVVLHWVGEGIRIFRVDNPHTKPFDFWHWLIWEVKKVDPDVLFLAEAFTRPAIMHGLGKIGFTQSYTYFTWRTSAAEMREYCAELVAAADYMRPNFWPNTPDILHESLQHGGPPMFKIRAVLAALLSPSWGMYAGYELFEHVARPGAEEYLDNEKYELRPRDWAGAQEQGRSLAPFIATLNRVRRDNPALHRLRNLRFHDIDNPALLCWSKHDPDTGNTVIVVCSFDSRAVQWGNTTLDMPALGFDWHERFTVHDELTGTDYDWGQRNAVRLDPFLQPAHVFTVRRPAAPAEPDAAPPAPAAADLTVEDVPADLSGGTAPTAPAAKDDARWSS; via the coding sequence GTGACTGGACGGTTCCCGATCGAAGACGTCTCCCCCGTCGTCTCCTGCGGTCGCTACCCGGCCAAGGCGGTGGTCGGCGAGATCGTGCCCGTGTCGGCCCGCGCCTACCGCGAGGGCCACGACGCGCTCGGCTGCGACGTGGTCTGGCTCGGCCCGGACGGCGCCGCCCGCCCGTTCACCCGGATGCGCCCCGGTGAGCCCGGCCAGGACCGATGGCACGCCACCATCCGCCCCGACGCGGTCGGCCTCTGGCGGTTCACCGTCGAGGCGTTCCAGGACCCGTACCTGACCTGGCAGAACGCGGTCACCAAGAAGGTCGCCGCCGGCCAGGGCCCGGCCGAGCTGGCCAACGACCTGGCCGAGGGCGCCCGGGTGCTGGAAGGCGCCCTCGACCTCGTGCCGGCCGCCGACCGGGAGCGGGTCCGGGCGGCGGTGACCGCGCTGCGCGACGAGGACGCCGAGCTGCCCCGCCGGGTCGGCCCGGCGCTCGACCTGGCCCCGCTGCTCTGGGACCATCCGGTCCGCGAGCTGGTCACCACCGGCGACGAGCACACCCTCTGGGTGGACCGGCCGCGGGCGCTCTTCTCCGCCTGGTACGAGTTCTTCCCCCGCTCCGAGGGCGCCATCCCGGCCACCGTCGACGCGCCCGCCCGGTCCGGCACCTTCGTCACCGCCCTGGACCGCCTGCCGGGCGTCGCGGCCATGGGTTTCGACGTGCTCTACCTGCCGCCGATCCACCCGATCGGCCGGGTCAACCGCAAGGGCCCCAACAACGCGCTCACCGCCGGGCCCGACGACGTCGGCTCGCCGTGGGCGATCGGCGCCGCCGAGGGCGGCCACGACGCCATCCACCCCGACCTGGGTACGCCGGAGGACTTCCGCGACTTCGTCGCCGCCGCCGCCGAGCAGGGCCTCGAGGTGGCCATGGACCTGGCGTTGCAGTGCGCCCCGGACCACCCGTGGGTGACCGAGCATCCGGAGTGGTTCACCACCCGGGCCGACGGCACCATCGCGTACGCGGAGAACCCGCCGAAGAAGTACCAGGACATCTACCCGCTGAACTTCGACAACGACCCGGAGGGCATCCGGGCGGAGATCCTGCGGGTGGTGCTGCACTGGGTCGGCGAGGGCATCCGGATCTTCCGGGTCGACAACCCGCACACCAAGCCGTTCGACTTCTGGCACTGGCTGATCTGGGAGGTCAAGAAGGTCGACCCGGACGTGCTGTTCCTGGCCGAGGCGTTCACCCGCCCGGCGATCATGCACGGGCTCGGGAAGATCGGCTTCACCCAGTCGTACACCTACTTCACCTGGCGCACCTCCGCGGCCGAGATGCGGGAGTACTGCGCGGAGCTGGTCGCGGCGGCCGACTACATGCGACCGAACTTCTGGCCCAACACCCCGGACATCCTGCACGAGTCGCTGCAGCACGGTGGTCCGCCGATGTTCAAGATCCGGGCGGTGCTGGCCGCGCTGCTCTCCCCCTCCTGGGGCATGTACGCGGGCTACGAACTGTTCGAGCACGTCGCCCGCCCCGGCGCCGAGGAGTACCTGGACAACGAGAAGTACGAGCTGCGCCCCCGCGACTGGGCCGGCGCGCAGGAGCAGGGCCGCTCGCTCGCCCCGTTCATCGCCACCCTCAACCGGGTCCGCCGGGACAACCCCGCCCTGCACCGGCTGCGCAACCTGCGCTTCCACGACATCGACAACCCGGCGCTGCTCTGCTGGTCCAAGCACGACCCGGACACCGGCAACACGGTGATCGTGGTCTGCTCGTTCGACTCCCGCGCCGTGCAGTGGGGCAACACCACCCTCGACATGCCGGCGCTCGGCTTCGACTGGCACGAGCGGTTCACCGTGCACGACGAGCTGACCGGCACCGACTACGACTGGGGGCAGCGCAACGCGGTGCGGCTCGACCCGTTCCTGCAGCCCGCGCACGTGTTCACGGTGCGGCGGCCCGCCGCGCCGGCCGAGCCCGACGCCGCGCCGCCGGCCCCCGCGGCGGCCGACCTGACCGTCGAAGACGTACCCGCCGACCTCTCCGGCGGCACCGCCCCGACCGCACCGGCCGCGAAGGACGACGCACGATGGAGCAGCTGA
- the glgA gene encoding glycogen synthase — protein sequence MSDSARLRVDLLTREYPPEVYGGAGVHVEYLARELRRLADVRVHCFGAPRDEPGVTAYAEPAALAGANAALRTMGVDLEMAAGTAGADVVHSHTWYANLAGHTAKLLHGVPHVVTAHSLEPLRPWKAEQLGGGYALSSWCERVAFEAADAIVAVSDGMRRDVLTAYPEVNPDKVRVVHNGIDTAQYTPDPGTDVVERLGIDPTRPSVVYVGRITRQKGLPYLLRAARELPADTQLVLLAGAPDTPEIAAEVEGLVAELRAGRSGVVWIAEMLPKHEVIQVLTHATIFVCPSVYEPMGIVNLEAMACETAVVATATGGIPEVVADGETGLLVPIEQAGDGSGRPLDPERFVADLAATINDLLADPKRGEEFGLAGRRRAVDHFSWDTIAQRTLEVYRSVGAAG from the coding sequence ATGAGCGATTCCGCACGGCTGCGCGTCGACCTGCTCACCCGGGAGTACCCGCCGGAGGTCTACGGCGGCGCCGGGGTGCACGTCGAGTACCTCGCGCGCGAGCTGCGCCGCCTCGCCGACGTGCGGGTGCACTGCTTCGGCGCGCCCCGCGACGAGCCGGGCGTCACCGCGTACGCCGAGCCCGCGGCGCTGGCCGGCGCGAACGCCGCGCTGCGCACCATGGGCGTCGACCTGGAGATGGCCGCCGGCACCGCGGGCGCCGACGTGGTGCACAGCCACACCTGGTACGCGAACCTGGCCGGGCACACCGCCAAGCTGCTGCACGGGGTGCCGCACGTGGTGACCGCGCACAGCCTGGAGCCGCTGCGCCCGTGGAAGGCCGAGCAGCTCGGCGGCGGGTACGCGCTCTCGTCGTGGTGCGAGCGGGTCGCGTTCGAGGCGGCCGACGCGATCGTCGCGGTGAGCGACGGCATGCGGCGGGACGTGCTGACCGCGTACCCGGAGGTCAACCCCGACAAGGTGCGCGTCGTCCACAACGGCATCGACACGGCGCAGTACACCCCGGACCCGGGCACCGACGTGGTGGAGCGGCTGGGCATCGACCCGACCCGGCCCAGCGTGGTCTACGTGGGCCGGATCACCCGGCAGAAGGGCCTGCCGTACCTGCTGCGGGCGGCCCGGGAACTGCCCGCCGACACCCAGCTCGTGCTGCTGGCCGGCGCCCCCGACACACCGGAGATCGCCGCCGAGGTGGAGGGGCTGGTCGCCGAGCTGCGGGCCGGCCGCTCGGGTGTGGTCTGGATCGCCGAGATGCTGCCCAAGCACGAGGTGATCCAGGTGCTCACCCACGCCACGATCTTCGTCTGCCCGTCCGTCTACGAGCCGATGGGCATCGTCAACCTGGAGGCCATGGCCTGCGAGACGGCCGTGGTGGCCACCGCCACCGGCGGCATCCCCGAGGTGGTCGCCGACGGCGAGACCGGGCTGCTCGTCCCGATCGAGCAGGCCGGCGACGGCAGCGGCCGGCCGCTGGACCCGGAGCGGTTCGTGGCCGACCTGGCGGCGACCATCAACGACCTGCTGGCCGACCCGAAGCGGGGCGAGGAATTCGGTCTGGCCGGCCGCCGCCGGGCCGTCGACCACTTCTCCTGGGACACCATCGCCCAGCGGACGCTGGAGGTGTACCGGTCGGTGGGCGCCGCCGGCTGA